In Sciurus carolinensis unplaced genomic scaffold, mSciCar1.2, whole genome shotgun sequence, one DNA window encodes the following:
- the LOC124975761 gene encoding olfactory receptor 7G2-like, whose protein sequence is MERRNQTVVSEFLLLGLTDDPALQPLIFSLFLTMYLVTILGNLLIILAISSDSHLHMPMYFFLSNLSFNDICFSSTTIPKMLVNILTDVQSSTYTACLSQVCFVFIFGGLENCLLSVMAYDRYVAICYPLRYTVIMNPRLCVLLVLISMLFSTVDALLHTLMALRLSFCTTPEIPHFFCELAQIIKVACSDTLINNLLVYLVMDIFAAVPLSGIIFSYICIVSSVLKIPSSEGKYKAFSTCGSHLLVVTLYYGTGFGVYISSEVTDSPRKMAVASVMYSVVPQMLNPFIYSLRNRDMKGALRKLIDRTTCPL, encoded by the coding sequence gactgacagatgacccagcactgcagcccctcatcttcagcCTGTTCCTGACCATGTACTtggtcaccatcctgggaaacctgctcatcatcctggccatcagCTCTGACTCCCATCTCCACAtgcccatgtatttcttcctctctaaTCTGTCCTTTAATGACATCTGTTTCAGTTCAACTACAATTCCAAAGATGCTGGTCAACATCCTAACAGATGTTCAAAGCTCCACATACACAGCCTGCCTCTCCCAGGTctgctttgtcttcatttttggtGGTTTAGAAAATTGCCTCCTttcagtgatggcctatgaccgctatgtggccatttgttaTCCCCTGaggtacacagtcatcatgaatcCCCGACTGTGCGTCCTGTTAGTTCTGATCTCTATGCTCTTCAGCACAGTGGatgccctcctccacactctgatGGCGCTGCGTCTGTCCTTCTGCACAACCCCAgagatcccccacttcttctgtgaacttgctcagaTCATCAAAGTGGCCTGTTCTGATACCCTCATCAATAACCTGCTGGTATATTTGGTGATGGATATATTTGCTGCTGTTCCTCTCTCTGGAATCATCTTCTCTTACATTTGCATTGTCTCCTCTGTCTTGAAAATACCCTCATCAGAAGGAAAGTATAAAGCCTTTTCCACTTGTGGGTCTCACCTATTGGTTGTTACCTTGTACTATGGGACAGGTTTTGGGGTGTACATTAGCTCTGAAGTGACTGATTCACCCAGGAAGATGgcagtggcttcagtgatgtactCTGTGGTCCCTCAGATGCTGAAtccctttatctacagcctgaggaacagggacatgaaggGAGCTTTGAGGAAACTCATAGATAGAACAACTTGTCCTCTATAA